The stretch of DNA CGGGCGCTCGCCGAACGCCTTGGCGCTGATGTGCTGATCGACCCCGCGGTCGAGTCGCCGTACGACCGCTGGAGTTCGCTCGGGGTGGTCACCGGGACGATGGACCGGATGGCCGCCGAGTACCGCGGGTTGAAGGTGCGCGACGCCGTGCTGTTCGAGTGTGTGGGCGCGCCCGGCATGCTCGACCAGGTGGTGCGGGGCGCGCCGGCCGGCTCCACCGTCGTCGTGGTCGGCGTGTGTCTGCGGCCCGACACCGTCGACGCCGGAGTGGTGGCGCACAAGGAGCTGGACATCCGCGGCTCGTTCGGCGGCAGCCCGGCCGAGTACCGGCAGACCCTGCGGGACATCGCCGACGGCCGGATCGACGCGGGCGTCGTCATCACCGGCCGCACCGGACTCGACGGCCTGGCCGACGCCGTCGCCGAGCTGTCCGGAGGGGGCCGGCACGCCAAGATCACGGTGGATCCGCGGCTCGGCGGCACCTGATCCGCCCCCCTCATCCGTGGCACGGCACGGGCCGCACCGAGACACTCTCGGCGCGGCCCGTGCTTTTTTGTGTATTCCGCCGGTTGTCGCGAGGGATTCCGTGCGCTCCGGGTTCCGGGCGGCGCGCAAAGAAAGAGCAATGTGTTTCAAAGGGCACGGCCAATTACTCTTAGTTAGTTCAATACTGAACCCACAGCTGATTGACCTGCGGTTTCATGTACGATGCTTAGCGGTGCAACGCCCTGCACATGGAATGCACCAGGGGGTAAGACAGTGGATACGATAAAATTTCGCATCCTGGGGCCGATAGATGCCCTGTTGCATGGAGACGCAATACAGCTCGGCGGAACCAAGTCGAAGACTGTGCTCGCGGCGCTCCTCATGGCCGAAGGCCGGGTCGTCACCGTTGCCAGACTCGGGTACCTGCTCTGGAATGACCGGCCGCCGAAGACGTGCGATGCGCAGGTCTACACCTACATCTCACGGTTAAGGAAATCCCTGGGCGGCCAGGTGTCCATAACGCGTCAGGGACATGGCTACGCAATGTCCGTCGGTGATGCAGGGTGTGATTGGAAAGATTTCGAAAGACTGTCGAGAATGGGGCGCGACGCGCTGGCGGAACGCCGCTTCCGCATCGCGGCAAAGCATCTCAGCGACGCGCTCTCCCTGTTTCGGGGAAACGCGCTCACAGACGGCACGGAACACCTCGTGAGCGAGGAGTCGGCCAGTTTCGAAGAGGCCAGGATGGCCGCGCTGCAGGGCCGTATCGAGGCATATCTCGCGCTCGGCATCCACGCCGATCTGGTTCCCGAACTGCTCAGAATGGTCACCAGATACCCGTTCCACGAGCGGGTGCGGGCCCAGCTGATGCTCGCCCTGCACCGCTGCGGCAGGCAGTCCGAGGCCATCGCCGTCTACCACGAAGGGCGTCGGCTGCTCGCCGAGGAACTCGGTGTGGACCCCAGTCAAGTCCTTGCCGACGTCTTCCAGGGCATCCTCACCGGCCGTCCTGAGCTGCGGCCCGCGGCGTGATCCCGTGCGTGTCCGGCCGCGGTGCGTGTCCGCCCCCGGGCCTCAACTCCCGCAGCCGCGCCCGCAGATGACCGCACCCGCAAGCCACGTCGCGGCGACCGCGTACGGAGCTTCCCGCAGCAGTACCGACACCCCGCACAGAGCCGCGACGACCATGCACAGCCGCAACCAGGACAACCGCCGTCGGCGTGCCGCACGTGTGGCGATCGCCTCATCGACGGTCTCGTCGACGATCTCCGCGATGCGGTCGTCGATCAGATCGCCGTACCGGTCGACAAACCGGTACAGCTCCGCACGGGAAGCGGGTCCGGCCGCGGCGTTGCTTCCGTGGGGGGCGTCCGCGACCAGGGTGTCGCCCTCAACTGCCGTCTGCTGCTTCGTCATACGGATCACTCTGGCCGACCGGGTGCGGCGCTGTCGGTCATGTGCACCCACGAACCGGGGGTGGGTTATCCCTACCCCCGGTTCGTCGGTTGTCCTCGTATCGGCCCAGGTCACAGCCTCGCTACCGTCCCGGTGTAATCAGGAATCGTCAGTCGAGGAGGGCCGCATGGTTCTGGCCGACACCCACGAAGCCGGCCACCGGTCGGAATCGGGTGACCCCGTGATCGCCGGTGAACAACCGATGGCACAACCGCAGGGCCCGGCCCTGCCACCGAATCCCTACCGGGCGCTGGCGTCCCCGTACCTGTGGCGTGCGAGCATCCAGCTGGCCACCGACGCGGTGATGGGGGCGGCCGGCCTGGCCGTGCTGATCGCGCTCGGCGTCGCGGTCTGCCTGGTGCCGGCCGGTCTCGTCGGCCTACCGCTGGTGATACTCGCGGGCCGGGCGCTGCATCTGCTCGGCGCCGCCGAGCGCCAACGCTGGGCCGCCGTATGTGAGTTGGACATGCCGCCGCAGCCGCGTCCCGCGCTGTCCGGACCGCTGCTCGGGTCGGCGGCGGCCCTGGCCAGGAGCCGGTCGAGTTGGCATCTGGTGGCCTACTTCGGCGTGCTTGCCCCCTGGTCGCTTGTGACCCTGCTCGGCAGCCTGCTGGTGTGGGGCGTCCCACTCGCCCTGGTCCTTCTGCCCGCCTACTACGCCCAACTGCCCTCTGGAGCCGCCTCGTTGGGCCTTATCACGGTCGGCGACCCCGGCACCGCGCTCCTGGTCTCCGCGGCCACGCTGTTGCTGTGGGCCACCCTCGCACCGCTGCTGGTGCGCGGTCTGCTCGCCGCCGACGTGCTGCTCGCCCGCACCCTCCTTGCGCTGCCCCGCGATGTCACACTGGCCCAACGGGTCGAGTACCTGACGGAGAGCCGGGCCCGCGTGGTGGACGCCGCCGAGGCCGAACGCCGGCGCATCGAACGCGACCTGCACGACGGCGCCCAACAGCGCCTGGTCGCCATGGCGATGACGCTCGGCCGGGCCCGCTCCCGGCTGAAGGGCTCAGGCCAGGACGCGGCGCTCGAGCTGGTGGACGAGGCCAGGGCCAGCGCCCAGGAGGCCATCAACGAACTGCGCGACCTCACCCGCGGACTGCACCCGCCCGTCCTCACGGACCGGGGTCTTGACGCCGCCCTGTCCGCCGTGGCCGCCCGTCTTCCGATCCCGGTCGACGTCGACGTGGATGTGGCACACCGGCCGTCGACGACCGTGGAAGGCATCGCCTACTTCGTCGTCACCGAGGCCCTCACCAACGTCGCCAAGCACGCGCAGTCCGGGAAGGCCTGGGTGCGGATCCGGCGCACCGCGGACCGTCTTGCCGTGACGATCGGCGACGACGGCGTCGGCGGGGCGAAGGTCTCGCCGGGTGGCGGGCTCGCGGGCCTGGCCGACCGGGTCTCCGGCGTCGACGGCCGACTGCGCGTCACGAGCCCGCCCGGCGGACCGACCCTGATCGAAGTGGAAATGCAATGCGTGTAGTGATCGCCGAGGACTCCGCCCTGCTGCGGCAAGGCATCGTCCTGCTCCTGCGGGACGCCGGCATCGACGTCGTCGACGCCGTCGGGGACGGGGAGGCCCTGCTGCGTTCCGTCGCCGAGCACCGGCCCGACGTCTGCGTCGTCGACGTACGGATGCCGCCGACCTTCGTCGACGAGGGCCTGCGCGCCGCCCTCGTCATCCGCAACCGCTGGCCGGAGACCGGGGTGCTCGTGCTGTCCCAGTACGTCGAACAGAGCTACGCGGTCGATCTCATCGAGAGCGCCACCAGCGGCGTCGGCTACCTGCTGAAGGACCGGGTCTCGGACGCGGACGAGTTCGTCGACGGCCTGCAGCGAGTCCGGGCCGGCGACACCGTCCTCGACCCGGAGGTGGTCAAGCAGATGCTCGCCCGCAGCCGCAGACAGGACCCCATGGCCACGCTCTCGCCCCGGGAGCGCGACGTGCTGGCCGCGATGGCGGAGGGCCGGTCCAACACGGGCATCGCCAACGAGCTGTGCATCGGCGCCGCCGCCGTCG from Streptomyces sp. BA2 encodes:
- a CDS encoding BTAD domain-containing putative transcriptional regulator — encoded protein: MDTIKFRILGPIDALLHGDAIQLGGTKSKTVLAALLMAEGRVVTVARLGYLLWNDRPPKTCDAQVYTYISRLRKSLGGQVSITRQGHGYAMSVGDAGCDWKDFERLSRMGRDALAERRFRIAAKHLSDALSLFRGNALTDGTEHLVSEESASFEEARMAALQGRIEAYLALGIHADLVPELLRMVTRYPFHERVRAQLMLALHRCGRQSEAIAVYHEGRRLLAEELGVDPSQVLADVFQGILTGRPELRPAA
- a CDS encoding sensor histidine kinase, which gives rise to MVLADTHEAGHRSESGDPVIAGEQPMAQPQGPALPPNPYRALASPYLWRASIQLATDAVMGAAGLAVLIALGVAVCLVPAGLVGLPLVILAGRALHLLGAAERQRWAAVCELDMPPQPRPALSGPLLGSAAALARSRSSWHLVAYFGVLAPWSLVTLLGSLLVWGVPLALVLLPAYYAQLPSGAASLGLITVGDPGTALLVSAATLLLWATLAPLLVRGLLAADVLLARTLLALPRDVTLAQRVEYLTESRARVVDAAEAERRRIERDLHDGAQQRLVAMAMTLGRARSRLKGSGQDAALELVDEARASAQEAINELRDLTRGLHPPVLTDRGLDAALSAVAARLPIPVDVDVDVAHRPSTTVEGIAYFVVTEALTNVAKHAQSGKAWVRIRRTADRLAVTIGDDGVGGAKVSPGGGLAGLADRVSGVDGRLRVTSPPGGPTLIEVEMQCV
- a CDS encoding response regulator transcription factor — encoded protein: MRVVIAEDSALLRQGIVLLLRDAGIDVVDAVGDGEALLRSVAEHRPDVCVVDVRMPPTFVDEGLRAALVIRNRWPETGVLVLSQYVEQSYAVDLIESATSGVGYLLKDRVSDADEFVDGLQRVRAGDTVLDPEVVKQMLARSRRQDPMATLSPRERDVLAAMAEGRSNTGIANELCIGAAAVEKHIRSIFVKFGLHPEDGEHRRVLAVLRYLGA